From a region of the Streptomyces tirandamycinicus genome:
- a CDS encoding helix-turn-helix domain-containing protein, with protein MGRLVHDRRTELGQSQAELAERRRMKQPAISRNEAGGTVPTFPMLRRLPVTPHDEAA; from the coding sequence CTGGGCAGACTCGTCCACGACCGGCGCACCGAGCTCGGGCAGTCCCAGGCCGAACTGGCCGAGCGTCGCAGGATGAAGCAGCCGGCGATTTCCCGCAACGAAGCCGGTGGAACGGTGCCCACTTTTCCTATGCTGCGCCGCCTGCCCGTCACTCCGCACGACGAGGCCGCTTGA
- a CDS encoding helix-turn-helix domain-containing protein encodes MTTSALPTGAPGRRVVLLTLFRKTKIREKAGYDRGTQLGLSEGDLAERLHTTIDEIERIETATELPPIAVIMRLARALDLTVDMHIAPGVEPTVTIVTPAA; translated from the coding sequence ATGACCACCAGCGCATTACCTACTGGCGCTCCCGGCCGTCGCGTGGTTCTGCTCACCTTGTTCCGCAAGACCAAGATCCGCGAGAAGGCCGGTTACGACCGGGGCACGCAACTCGGGCTGAGTGAGGGCGACCTGGCCGAGCGCCTGCACACCACCATAGACGAGATCGAGCGCATCGAGACCGCCACCGAACTGCCGCCCATCGCTGTCATCATGCGTCTGGCCAGAGCTTTGGACCTCACCGTCGACATGCACATCGCCCCTGGGGTTGAGCCCACCGTCACCATCGTCACTCCGGCCGCCTGA